In Providencia hangzhouensis, the DNA window TTATCGAAACCATTATGTCTCACCCACCTAAAACGGTGACTTTAGTTCCTACTGGCGCATTAACGAATATTGCGCTTGCTGCTCGTCTTGAGCCTCGCATTGTCGAACGAGTTAAAGAAGTGGTGCTGATGGGAGGGGGCTATCATGTTGGGAATTGGAGTGCGGTAGCTGAATTTAACATCAAAATTGACCCAGAAGCGGCTCATATTGTTTTCAATGAAAAATGGCCGTTAACCATGGTGGGCTTAGACCTTACCCATCAAGCGTTAGCAACTCCTGATGTAGTGAAACAAATTGCTGCGATTGGCAGTGATTGTTCACAATTTGTCGTCGAACTACTGGATTTTTTTGGAAAAATGTACAAGCAAGCTCAAGGCTTTGATGCTCCGCCAGTACACGACCCTTGTGCGGTTGCTTATGTTATTGACCCTAACGTAATGACCACACAAAAAGTGCCTGTAAATATTGAACTGACTGGGACGCACACGTTAGGCATGACGGTGGCTGACTTCCGCTATCCTGCGCCTGAAAATAGCCATACTCAAGTTGCTGTTAAATTAGACCATCATAAATTTTGGCAGTTGATTATCAACGCATTAAAAAATATTGGGTAATAAATGGATAATGAAATAGAACAAATGCCTTATGAGGCATTAATTGAACGTAGCATGAATTCACTACAGGCCAAAAACCAATTTCATTGTGATACATGGAAATTAGATGAAGCCGATTGGTCAGTGAACCAAGACGAAGGAACCATTATTTTTCATGCGCCTGACAATATAATGGCAACAGCGCTAGTTCAAATTGTTGGTACTTATGACCAAAGCCAAGGCAGTTGGATGTGGAGCTGGGCAAACAGTTCTATCGACAGCGCTTTAACACAAGATGCAATCGCGGTGAAAGCTTATGGCGAGCGGAAAGACAACGCATTATTAACCGCCCGCATTAGTCAAATCGAGGAGTATGACGCATGGCAATTAACGGCATTGGCTTGCGAACTCAATAATCAGCAAGGGGTGTACCGTGGAATTGCGGGGCACACTTTGGTATTTATGACATTTGGTGAAGTTTCTCTTAAACAAATTTAGGTTGTATTGGTGCTTTATCTCTGGTCGATAAGGCATTTTAGCGCCTTTATTCCATAACCTATCCGTTATACTCATTTTCTTTTTCAATGAGGAGCTTGGTCATGTTAAATATTGCACTCGAAGCCGCTAAATTAGTCAAAACCATGACAGTAGACGCTTTTGAAGGGGCGGGAAAGTTTGATTATAAACCCGATCGTTCCGTAGTTACGGAAACGGATACCCGAGTTGAAGAAGAAATTAGGGCATTCTTTGCACAAAAAACACCGAATATCGCTGTTTTAGGTGAGGAGTTTGGCTTTGTCGGTGAGCAGCAATTCAGTTCTGGTTGGGTAATTGACCCGATTGATGGTACGCGTGCATTTATTTATGGAGTGCCGTTATTTAGTACGTTAATTGCTTATGTGGAAAATGGGGAACCATTACTTAGTGTGATTAGTTTTCCCGCGATATCCACACTCTACTTTGCCTCACAAGGGGAAGGGTGCTGGGTGCAAACAGCTAGTCAGGCTCCAAGACAGCTTAAACTCGAAAGCCAATCGCCTAAATCATTATCAGAAGCAGTGGTAAGCGCATCAGGCATTCATAATAGTAATTATAATTCCCGAGAAGGGTCGCAAATTTATCATTTGGATGCGGTTGTGGGCCAAGCAAGGGACTTCATTTTTGCTAATGACGCTTATCAGCATGCCATGGTTGCCAGCGGTCGCATTCATGGTGCGATTGATACCATTATGAAACCTTGGGATAGTGCGGCACTTATTCCGTGTATCCGAGAGGCGGGCGGGGAAGTTTGTGCATTAAATGGACAGCGTAAGCAAGCCATGTTTGCGGGAAGCTTGCTATCAGCCGCAACGCCAGAATTAGCTGAGCAAATTATTGAGTTGATGAATAGTTGAAGATGAGAGCGTGAAGATAAGCCTCTTCACGCGATTTAGTTGATATAAATTAGCTAAAATCAAAATGCAAACGTAGTTTTTTGCAATGTAAACAACGGAATAAATAACCTTGAGCAGAGCTATCTTGATGGAGAATATTCGCGAGCTCTGAAATTGAAAAACCATAATCAGCGATATCATTTTCAAGGGAAACAAATTCATCGAGTCTATCTTTGATGTCATCCCAGTAAACATAGCCTATGAATTCACAAGGCTCTTGGCAGTGTGCGAGCCAAATTTCTTGTTGCCACCCTTGATAGCCCGGTGTTCGTTTAATTAGTTCATCAAACATTTCAGTAGGGTAGGGGTTTAGAGTATGTGAAAACTCGCCGTCCTCGTCATATTCGCAATCAATACCTTCAACACTGGCAGGGTCTTGAAACTCACCATCAAATTTTGCACTGGCAGAACCATCAGCAATACACCAAGGACACAAAGCATCAATATCCTCAGTAGAATAAAACGGGCTTTCATAATAAATATCAGTAGGTTGCTTACAACAATCACAGGTTACTGTTTTATCCGTCAGAAAAGCTTCTGTTTCAATAGGGTTCGGGTGGTACCTAAATGTAGGGAGTGTTCGGTTATTGAGTGGCATATACAGTTCCTATTAAAGGTTGCGCGAGAAGTAAACCAACTTTGGGAAAGCATACCACAAGGCTGCTTGATTATATCTTTTGGTTTTATTCCATTGTGAGTTTCAGATAAAGTACATTGTTCAGTTAATTTGAATAAATCGAGCTATATTATTAGCTTTAACCTAAATAACATTGTCGATATGATGCCTTCATCGCAGACAACAAGGGTTGTCTCATCGAATAAAAAATGAAGGAATTAGACTATGAACATGTTAAAAACTTTGATGGCAGCTTCTGTATTATCTTTCGTCGCATTTGGTGCATCAGCAGCAACAATCACCGCAACAGGTGATACGCTAGCTTCAACAGAAGCGAAAATTGCAGCTAAAGCTAAAGCAGCGGGCGCAGATAGCTATACAATTACCAGTGCTCGTATGGGGAATTTTGTCACAATGAGCGCAGAAACTAAATAACGAATTGTGTGAATTCATCTTGTTGAAATATTTTTGATAAAAAGTGGTGTTTTAGGCGCGATAAGCAGATTAAATACCACTTTTGTTTTATCTGAACCCACATAGAGTACTTTTCTAATCATTGAGGAGTCGTTGATATGAGTTTCAAATATAACCGCCTAGATAAAGATAATGCAGCTGTATTACTTGTTGACCATCAAACGGGTTTGTTATCGCTAGTTCGTGACCAAGACCCAGATAAATTCAAGAACAGCGTGTTAGCACTGGCCGATTTGGCAAAATATTTTAACTTACCAACTATTTTGACTACATCTTTTGAAGATGGTCCTAATGGCCCGTTAGTTCCTGAATTAAAAGAAACATTTCCTGATGCCCCTTTCATTGCTCGCCCTGGTCAAATCAACGCGTGGGATAACGAAGAGTTCGTTAAAGCTGTCAAAGCCACAGGTAAAAAACAGCTGATTATTGCCGGTGTTGTGACAGAAGTATGCGTGGCATTTCCTGCACTATCTGCACTGGAAGAAGGCTATGAAGTTTTTGTGATCACTGATGCCTCAGGTACATTTAACCCGATTACACGTGATGCCGCGTGGGATAGAATGTCAAAAGCAGGTGCTCAATTGATGAGCTGGTTTGGTGCCGCTTGTGAATTACACCGTGATTGGCGTAATGATGTGGAAGGGTTAGGCACTTTGTTTTCAAACCATATCCCTGATTACCGCAACTTAATGACCAGCTATGCACTGCTTTCTGCGAAAAAATAGTGCGTAACTGGGTATTAAAATGACATAATTGGTTTAAAAATCCTCGATACGACATTGCTCATATCGGGGGTTATTTCGTTAAATTAACTGAGTTCAGCCGCTCATTTTCGTCATCATCGCACTTAATTCGCTCTATGTTATAATAGCCTGCTGTTTTTGCTTGGCTCCTTACTTTTGGGGGCTATCCATTTGATTTCAATACACAAGACCACCATGCATCAAAATACCTCAAAACAAGGCTACACCAACCTAAACCGATTTTCCGTTGCGCCGATGCTCGATTGGACAGATCGCCATTGCCGTTATTTTCATCGCTTATTAAGCAAAAACACCTTGCTGTATACCGAAATGGTCACAACAGGGGCGATTATTTACGGAAAAGGGGACTATCTTGCTTTTAGTGAGGAAGAGCATCCTGTTGCGTTACAGCTTGGTGGTAGCGATCCTGCCGCATTAGCGCAATGTGCCAAATTGGCACAAGAGCGTGGTTATGATGAAATTAACCTAAATGTAGGTTGCCCATCAGATCGCGTACAAAATGGGCGTTTTGGTGCTTGTTTAATGGGAGATGCGCAGCTTGTTGCTGATTGTGTGAAAGCCATGCAAGACGTGGTTTCTATTCCTGTAACCGTAAAAACTCGTATTGGTATTGATGAGCAAGACAGCTACGCGTTTTTATGTGATTTTATTGAAACTGTTTCTGATAAAGGCGGCTGTGAAATGTTTATTATCCATGCACGTAAAGCATGGTTGTCCGGCCTTAGCCCAAAAGAAAATCGCGAAATCCCACCACTTGATTACCCGCGAGTTTATCAATTAAAACGTGATTTTCCTCATTTGACCATGGCGATTAATGGTGGAGTCAAAACGCTGGAAGAAGCAAAAGAGCATCTTCAACACCTAGATGGCGTCATGGTGGGGCGCGAAGCCTATCAAAACCCGTCTATTTTAACGGCGGTTGATAACCAATTGTTTGGTGAGCACTTTCCTGTCACTAATGGTGTTGACGCTGTTAGAGCGATGTACCCTTACATCGAAAAAGAGTTATCGAAAGGCGCTTATTTAGGCCATATGACCCGCCATATGTTAGGGATTTTCCAAGGTATCCCCGGCGCACGTCAGTGGCGTCGTCATTTAAGTGAAAATGCGCATAAAAAAGGGGCTGACTTAGTCGTTGTTGAGCAAGCTCTCGAGTTTGTGACGCGTGGCGAATAGCTATCATGTGGGGAAAAAAGCGCCATTTGGCGCTTTTTGCATATTGAGTCGCTTATTATGGAACCAATAAACTCGAACCTTGGGTTTTTCTTGATTCGATAGTGAGGTGAGCTTTTTGTGCATCTTTTAAAGCAAAAATTTGTGATTGCGGCACATCTACATTCACTTTTCCGCTTAAAATCATATCAAATAAGGCATTACTAGCTTGGTCTAGCTCAGCACGGTTAGTCACATAGACACCAAGTGATGGGCGAGTGACGTATAATCCGCCTTTTTGGTTTAAAATTCCTAAGTTTACACCGGTAACAGGACCAGAAGCGTTACCAAAACTCACCATTAAGCCGCGACGCTTGAGCGAGTCTAAAGAAGCAATCCATGTAGATTGACCGACAGAGTCATACGCCACATTCACTTTCTCGCCATTAGTGATTTCTTTCACGCGAGCTGCAATGTCTTCTGTTTGGTAATTGATGACTTCCCATGCCCCGGCATCTTTGGCTCTTAACGCTTTATCTGCAGAACCCACCGTGCCTATCATCTTAGCGCCTAGCGCGTTTGCCCATTGGCAAGCTATCAACCCAACG includes these proteins:
- a CDS encoding nucleoside hydrolase, with the protein product MSKKIILDCDPGHDDAIALLLAYGNPDIELLAVTTVAGNQTLEKVTHNALAIAEMAKISGIPFAAGSVRPLVREIEVAPDIHGESGLDGPVLPTPTLKLDERHAVSLIIETIMSHPPKTVTLVPTGALTNIALAARLEPRIVERVKEVVLMGGGYHVGNWSAVAEFNIKIDPEAAHIVFNEKWPLTMVGLDLTHQALATPDVVKQIAAIGSDCSQFVVELLDFFGKMYKQAQGFDAPPVHDPCAVAYVIDPNVMTTQKVPVNIELTGTHTLGMTVADFRYPAPENSHTQVAVKLDHHKFWQLIINALKNIG
- a CDS encoding DUF6882 domain-containing protein, with translation MDNEIEQMPYEALIERSMNSLQAKNQFHCDTWKLDEADWSVNQDEGTIIFHAPDNIMATALVQIVGTYDQSQGSWMWSWANSSIDSALTQDAIAVKAYGERKDNALLTARISQIEEYDAWQLTALACELNNQQGVYRGIAGHTLVFMTFGEVSLKQI
- a CDS encoding inositol monophosphatase family protein, which translates into the protein MLNIALEAAKLVKTMTVDAFEGAGKFDYKPDRSVVTETDTRVEEEIRAFFAQKTPNIAVLGEEFGFVGEQQFSSGWVIDPIDGTRAFIYGVPLFSTLIAYVENGEPLLSVISFPAISTLYFASQGEGCWVQTASQAPRQLKLESQSPKSLSEAVVSASGIHNSNYNSREGSQIYHLDAVVGQARDFIFANDAYQHAMVASGRIHGAIDTIMKPWDSAALIPCIREAGGEVCALNGQRKQAMFAGSLLSAATPELAEQIIELMNS
- the cbrC gene encoding PF03691 family colicin E2 tolerance protein CbrC gives rise to the protein MPLNNRTLPTFRYHPNPIETEAFLTDKTVTCDCCKQPTDIYYESPFYSTEDIDALCPWCIADGSASAKFDGEFQDPASVEGIDCEYDEDGEFSHTLNPYPTEMFDELIKRTPGYQGWQQEIWLAHCQEPCEFIGYVYWDDIKDRLDEFVSLENDIADYGFSISELANILHQDSSAQGYLFRCLHCKKLRLHFDFS
- a CDS encoding YdgH/BhsA/McbA-like domain containing protein; amino-acid sequence: MNMLKTLMAASVLSFVAFGASAATITATGDTLASTEAKIAAKAKAAGADSYTITSARMGNFVTMSAETK
- the ycaC gene encoding isochorismate family cysteine hydrolase YcaC, which codes for MSFKYNRLDKDNAAVLLVDHQTGLLSLVRDQDPDKFKNSVLALADLAKYFNLPTILTTSFEDGPNGPLVPELKETFPDAPFIARPGQINAWDNEEFVKAVKATGKKQLIIAGVVTEVCVAFPALSALEEGYEVFVITDASGTFNPITRDAAWDRMSKAGAQLMSWFGAACELHRDWRNDVEGLGTLFSNHIPDYRNLMTSYALLSAKK
- the dusA gene encoding tRNA dihydrouridine(20/20a) synthase DusA; translated protein: MHQNTSKQGYTNLNRFSVAPMLDWTDRHCRYFHRLLSKNTLLYTEMVTTGAIIYGKGDYLAFSEEEHPVALQLGGSDPAALAQCAKLAQERGYDEINLNVGCPSDRVQNGRFGACLMGDAQLVADCVKAMQDVVSIPVTVKTRIGIDEQDSYAFLCDFIETVSDKGGCEMFIIHARKAWLSGLSPKENREIPPLDYPRVYQLKRDFPHLTMAINGGVKTLEEAKEHLQHLDGVMVGREAYQNPSILTAVDNQLFGEHFPVTNGVDAVRAMYPYIEKELSKGAYLGHMTRHMLGIFQGIPGARQWRRHLSENAHKKGADLVVVEQALEFVTRGE
- a CDS encoding quinone oxidoreductase; amino-acid sequence: MAKRIEFAQHGGADVLNLVDYSPANPADNEIQIENRAIGINFIDTYVRSGLYPVAKLPSGLGTEAAGVVVKTGAHVTGFKPGDRVVYAQGPLGAYSEVHNVPESAVAHLPDGITFEQAAASSLKGMTVYYLFHQTYQLKRDEVFLFHAAAGGVGLIACQWANALGAKMIGTVGSADKALRAKDAGAWEVINYQTEDIAARVKEITNGEKVNVAYDSVGQSTWIASLDSLKRRGLMVSFGNASGPVTGVNLGILNQKGGLYVTRPSLGVYVTNRAELDQASNALFDMILSGKVNVDVPQSQIFALKDAQKAHLTIESRKTQGSSLLVP